The following proteins are co-located in the Sphingobacteriaceae bacterium genome:
- a CDS encoding gliding motility-associated C-terminal domain-containing protein gives MANRVKLLFALVFCLKLSFGQTKFNHLSKDIFGCRVFVENKGQFNNKELIKEPILYGYENGEEHIYFTQSGPVYQLIKRNLISEKEKERIERGKKVKIKPDESHFVFVKWLNANTQIEMEESQTQNHYFTYGGPELNARTFKKITYKNVYNNIDIEYTFPENKLDGIKYNIILHPGANPDDIQIQYSGDVKNIMLKDQEVIVKTNRESITEHVPVSYYLNTREKVKSEFILQNGIIKFKLDPGYDRSRTLVIDPWVTTLTSLVVGNYGFDVDHDGLGNLFVYGGVNQAKIAKYDVVGNLLWTFSGTVIPISWTSQGPGNEYLGNFVVNKNTGKTYVGVGYDMNNQVRIIRLDAAGNYDNWVTPYLYTVEVWDMLFHCSSGTVYEMGGSTIANLSGGIIDQITSTVQVANFTGIPTAGQDFLSTCVDDYGVIFGIYASQGTSVVSNQITRINNSFNGNTWMVPSTYTTFAEAENKASYQGGTYYSNAFNCLAVNANFLFYYDGYNVAAYNKNTGQKVGFTTIPMIAIKQQGGIAVDDCNNVYVGGIDNLFSYYFNGSSFVALNDVQLNTPSVNKFVYDVKLDRATKLLYVCGSGFAGVYSAVNSLTCGANNGLSVTVNCLGLNAASAVATLSTGIPNPTVNYIWTANGNTVAATMSTSAMSNTANLPNGTYTLQTHINAPCGPIFTTTLNIQCCPTVALTSSVSQSGCSYSVNSATVTLTGGGTLTPTIDWNPPPQAVAPNSLSAVGLPVGTNTIVFNFGFNCINTSTVNVLTQAPPVTFTLNNLTGSNSITCIVPVVTLQAVSNYTFGTLSYSWTSPSFTSGLTTVQILTANTLTLTVTDPLTGCLSQQIVAIALNTTAPTNFVNPTNQFVTCNSGAPVTFSGTVTNPTINIQHDWYSPFNPLPGGVPIATSNNTLGLLSGAVPPGVYTLQTTNLVNGCISLKTVTVTSLDAWPTFSLNSPTNFSVGCNPLHQTTISIVNPVSTQTPPATCSYTFLAPSFTGVVTPSVVLGNNTSTVTTIPGTWTIIVQDNSNFCRTTIQVPIIQNTVAPNVSSSMFTQTLTCKNPTVIATGTTTTPNTIITWNVPSTPPTLSTPSVEIGNPSNGPNTSTTSLTYANFTVVATNSLNACQSTSVVTIHQNFKPPISNPTISIATPTAIYCTVGSNPVVLTTGSSTTTSGGGPGAFVANPCWEGPSPQTPTCGPSSYSCYVPGVYSLTVEDAYNGCKHTGTVNVLDKTQPPVLQNQISTATIQCGEDQTRLQIQLTGTNTSIKYWIYQYPVGASFNPSTAITPNGGNLLLSGTSSPSIDVSLNGRYYYYVTNTLTGCRISGVYEVKNGNLNTSLKANPELGFAPLDVQFNAESNGLTAVNIVWNFGNGLSQISNDSETINTLYNSPGTYQVFFIASKGKCIDTAYKTIRVEMPSKMQVPNIFTPNNDGVNDQFFLHVANLTELKAIIFDRWGNQVFEMQSESGNIQWDGTNYTGVKCSSGVYLFSITGIGTDGKTYHQKGTITLLR, from the coding sequence ATGGCTAACCGTGTTAAATTATTATTTGCTTTAGTTTTTTGTCTGAAATTGAGTTTCGGGCAAACTAAATTCAATCATTTATCAAAAGACATTTTCGGGTGCCGGGTTTTTGTAGAGAATAAAGGTCAGTTTAATAACAAGGAACTTATCAAAGAGCCAATTCTTTATGGATATGAAAACGGCGAGGAACATATTTATTTTACACAAAGCGGACCGGTATACCAGTTGATCAAAAGAAATCTGATTTCTGAAAAAGAAAAAGAGAGAATTGAAAGAGGAAAAAAAGTAAAAATTAAGCCGGATGAATCTCATTTTGTATTTGTAAAATGGCTAAATGCCAATACGCAAATTGAAATGGAAGAGAGTCAAACACAAAATCATTATTTCACCTATGGTGGACCGGAGTTAAATGCACGTACTTTCAAAAAGATAACCTATAAAAATGTGTACAATAACATTGATATTGAGTATACTTTCCCCGAAAATAAATTAGATGGGATTAAATACAATATTATTCTACATCCCGGCGCCAATCCGGACGATATACAAATTCAGTATAGTGGTGATGTAAAAAACATCATGCTTAAAGATCAAGAAGTTATTGTAAAAACAAATCGTGAAAGTATAACTGAGCATGTGCCGGTTAGTTATTATTTAAATACCAGGGAAAAGGTAAAAAGCGAATTTATTTTGCAAAACGGTATAATAAAATTTAAACTCGACCCTGGTTATGATCGTTCACGTACTTTGGTAATTGATCCTTGGGTTACTACATTAACTAGCTTAGTAGTGGGTAATTATGGTTTTGATGTGGATCACGATGGTTTAGGCAATTTATTTGTATACGGCGGAGTGAATCAAGCCAAGATAGCCAAGTATGATGTGGTTGGTAATTTATTATGGACATTTTCAGGAACAGTAATTCCTATTTCATGGACATCACAAGGTCCGGGAAATGAATATCTGGGGAACTTTGTAGTTAACAAAAATACCGGTAAAACATATGTGGGTGTAGGATACGATATGAATAATCAAGTTAGAATTATTCGGTTAGATGCTGCAGGAAATTACGATAATTGGGTAACGCCTTATTTGTATACCGTAGAAGTTTGGGACATGCTTTTTCATTGTAGTTCGGGTACAGTATATGAAATGGGAGGATCTACTATTGCTAATTTATCAGGTGGCATAATTGATCAAATAACTTCCACCGTACAAGTTGCAAATTTTACAGGCATACCAACAGCGGGACAGGATTTTTTGTCTACTTGTGTCGATGATTACGGTGTAATCTTTGGAATTTATGCAAGCCAGGGTACATCTGTTGTTTCTAATCAAATAACAAGAATCAATAATAGCTTTAATGGAAATACCTGGATGGTACCAAGTACCTATACAACCTTTGCTGAAGCAGAAAACAAAGCAAGCTATCAGGGTGGAACTTACTATTCAAATGCATTTAACTGCTTAGCTGTAAATGCTAATTTTCTTTTTTATTACGATGGATATAATGTAGCGGCGTATAATAAAAATACCGGACAAAAAGTTGGTTTTACTACTATACCAATGATAGCCATTAAACAACAGGGAGGGATTGCTGTTGATGATTGTAATAATGTTTATGTGGGTGGGATTGATAATTTATTTTCATATTATTTTAATGGTTCGTCGTTTGTGGCCCTTAATGATGTGCAGTTAAACACGCCTTCTGTAAATAAATTTGTTTACGATGTAAAACTCGATCGCGCTACCAAACTATTATATGTTTGCGGAAGTGGATTTGCGGGAGTGTACAGTGCGGTAAACAGTTTAACCTGTGGGGCCAATAACGGTTTAAGCGTTACGGTTAATTGTTTGGGATTAAATGCAGCTTCAGCGGTGGCTACCTTAAGTACCGGCATTCCTAATCCTACCGTAAATTATATTTGGACAGCGAATGGCAATACGGTGGCCGCTACAATGAGTACTTCTGCTATGTCAAATACAGCGAATTTGCCAAATGGAACTTATACATTACAAACACATATTAATGCGCCATGCGGTCCAATTTTTACTACAACCTTAAATATTCAATGCTGTCCTACAGTAGCATTAACCTCTTCGGTTTCTCAGTCGGGATGTAGTTATTCAGTTAATTCTGCTACTGTAACATTAACCGGCGGCGGAACTTTAACTCCAACTATAGATTGGAATCCGCCTCCGCAAGCTGTTGCTCCTAATTCACTCAGCGCCGTTGGTTTACCGGTGGGGACAAATACTATTGTATTTAATTTTGGGTTTAACTGTATCAATACATCAACTGTAAATGTTTTAACACAGGCACCTCCGGTTACATTCACGTTAAATAATTTAACCGGAAGTAATTCCATTACATGCATTGTTCCTGTCGTTACCTTGCAGGCCGTTAGTAATTATACCTTTGGAACTTTGTCTTATAGCTGGACCAGTCCTTCTTTTACCTCCGGATTGACTACGGTTCAGATTTTAACTGCAAATACTTTAACATTAACAGTTACAGATCCGCTCACCGGATGTTTATCTCAACAAATTGTAGCTATTGCATTAAACACCACCGCACCAACTAATTTTGTGAATCCTACAAATCAATTTGTTACCTGTAATTCAGGCGCCCCGGTTACTTTTTCCGGAACCGTTACAAACCCAACTATTAATATTCAACACGATTGGTATAGCCCTTTTAATCCTTTGCCCGGAGGAGTACCGATTGCAACTTCTAATAACACATTGGGATTATTAAGTGGAGCAGTTCCTCCCGGTGTTTATACTTTGCAAACAACTAATCTTGTTAATGGTTGTATATCATTAAAAACTGTAACTGTTACTTCTTTGGATGCTTGGCCAACATTTTCACTAAACAGTCCAACTAATTTTTCGGTAGGTTGTAATCCTTTACATCAAACAACAATTTCTATTGTAAATCCGGTTTCCACTCAAACTCCTCCTGCCACTTGCAGTTATACTTTTTTAGCACCCTCGTTTACCGGCGTGGTTACTCCAAGCGTTGTTTTAGGAAACAATACTTCCACTGTAACAACAATACCGGGTACATGGACCATTATTGTGCAGGATAATTCTAATTTCTGCCGTACAACCATCCAGGTTCCAATTATTCAAAATACGGTTGCGCCCAATGTTTCGTCCAGTATGTTTACACAAACATTAACTTGTAAAAATCCAACAGTTATTGCTACAGGAACCACTACAACTCCAAATACAATCATTACTTGGAATGTTCCTTCAACACCACCAACCTTGTCAACACCAAGCGTAGAAATTGGTAACCCTTCCAATGGTCCAAATACCAGTACAACTTCGTTAACCTACGCTAATTTTACGGTGGTAGCAACAAATTCATTAAATGCTTGTCAGTCAACTTCGGTAGTCACAATCCATCAAAACTTTAAACCGCCAATTTCTAATCCCACTATTTCTATTGCTACGCCAACTGCAATTTATTGTACGGTAGGATCAAATCCGGTGGTATTAACAACGGGTAGCAGTACCACAACAAGTGGGGGAGGACCCGGCGCATTTGTGGCTAATCCATGTTGGGAAGGACCATCCCCGCAAACGCCAACCTGCGGACCGTCATCTTACAGCTGTTATGTACCCGGTGTTTATTCATTAACGGTAGAAGATGCCTATAACGGATGTAAACACACAGGTACTGTAAATGTTTTAGATAAAACACAACCTCCGGTACTGCAAAATCAGATTTCCACTGCAACCATACAGTGCGGAGAAGATCAAACACGTTTGCAAATTCAGTTAACCGGAACAAACACTTCTATAAAATACTGGATTTATCAATATCCAGTTGGGGCTTCTTTTAACCCAAGCACAGCTATTACACCAAATGGCGGTAACCTATTACTCAGTGGCACATCTAGTCCGAGTATTGATGTGTCATTAAATGGGCGCTACTATTATTACGTAACGAACACACTCACCGGTTGCAGAATTTCAGGAGTTTATGAAGTGAAAAACGGTAATTTAAATACCAGTTTAAAGGCGAATCCTGAATTGGGATTTGCACCATTAGATGTACAGTTTAATGCAGAATCCAATGGACTAACAGCTGTAAATATTGTATGGAATTTTGGAAATGGTCTATCTCAAATTTCCAATGATTCGGAAACTATAAATACTTTATATAATTCACCGGGAACTTATCAGGTGTTTTTTATCGCTTCAAAGGGAAAATGCATAGATACAGCCTATAAAACGATACGCGTGGAAATGCCATCCAAAATGCAGGTTCCTAATATATTTACACCAAATAATGATGGAGTAAATGACCAGTTTTTCTTACACGTGGCGAATCTTACAGAGCTTAAAGCAATAATATTTGATCGATGGGGTAATCAGGTTTTTGAAATGCAAAGTGAGTCCGGAAATATTCAATGGGATGGGACTAATTATACTGGAGTAAAGTGCTCTTCAGGAGTATATCTATTTAGTATTACCGGTATAGGAACTGATGGTAAAACTTACCATCAAAAAGGAACAATTACTTTGCTTCGATAG
- a CDS encoding gliding motility-associated C-terminal domain-containing protein has product MKKNYIIALLIIFSAALNINAQFAKLSKDVFGTRVLIENKGQFDKKVNSLSPVKYGYETSGERIYFTDKGPIYKLIKRFIYSHEQMEKLEHGKYVPLKADEVYQVNVNWIGCNDNIQIIESEKQSHYFTYGSADLNSSTFKKITYKNVYNNIDIEYTLPEDKESGIKYNVILHPGANPADVRISYTGDVQKIVKSGNNIIIKTPLEDITETAPISYYQNKGKIASKFNLNQNVISFEFPEGYNSNETVVIDPWVFTMPTLTGNNVVYDIDYDGLGNTFVYGGMNFIKVAKYDPLGTLIWTFAGSVPGITWDSQGPGNFYTGNFIVHKLNGKTYLGQGFDFTGTRTIRLDAAGNYDNFVTVVVPEFRELWDMGFHCGTGNVYGLGGTTANGISAALINQNNGVQTTANFTGLGTWGQDVVSNAIDDLGNIFVIFASNGTPSANNALLRVNPGFNGNIWFQPSTYATFNEANNKNGYLGYGLASNGFNCLAVSGNYLYYYNGFDLAAYNKATGVKIGFTTIPGHIVKRFGGIAVDDCDNVYIGGDNNVLSYNFNGSTFSALPSIPLNAPSVQKHVYDIKLDKANKLLYVGGSGFAGTFSAVNSLTCGTANAFSLTLNCNGFNSGTAVASLTTAIANPSINYIWTNQAGTVAVTMGTTSTSNSVNLPNGTYTLNIQINAPCGPAYVNTINVNCCNAVNVTHTIVQAGCTNTVNSATVTATGGGTVVPIITWNPAPLTLSGNSLTATGLPIGTTTVVLDYGGGCTNTIGITALPAPPPITFTINNLTGTYTITCTNPVIDLQAVSNYTYGPLSYSWTSISFTAGTSSVSINAPNTITLTVTDPSTGCLLQQVVTIGINTVAPTNSVNPVSQAITCNSGAPVTFSGTVSNPTVNVQHDWYSPLNPLPGGVPIATSNNTISILSGALPPGVYTLVTTNLVNGCTSQKTVTITSLSAWPTFSLSSPTNFSVGCNPLHQTTISIINPVSTQTPPATCSYTFLAPSFTGVVTPSVILGNNSSTTTTIPGTWTIIVQDNSNFCRSIISVPIIQNTVAPHVAASMATNTLLCRTPTVLATGTSTTPNTIVTWNVPSTPPTLSTPTVVIGDPANGPNTSSTSLTYANFTVVATNTLNACQSTSVITIYQNFKPPISNPTISIATPTAIYCTVANAPVVLTTGNSTTTSGGGPSAFVANPCWQGPSPQTPTCGPSSYSCYVPGVYTLTIEDNYNGCTDEGTVTVLDRSQPPVITNTLSNAILDCGGSQASLSVAITGTNTGGLRYLLIEYPIGASYSPSNAASYNVNPSLSGTSSSTINVSLPGWYQVIVSNTLTGCRALAFFEVTTGGLTASFTPEPQSGYAPLNVNFTNQSASSSGSSSITSVWSFGNGTSQTTTLTNTSAVYNAPGSYTVMLYTTKGSCVDSAYRVIKVEMPSKLEVPNIFTPNGDGSNDVFFLKVANIEEVSAIIHDRWGNKVYETLSKTGNIAWDGKNFGGKECSAGVYFYIIKGKGFDGKEYEQKGNVTLMR; this is encoded by the coding sequence ATGAAAAAAAATTACATTATTGCATTGCTAATTATATTTAGCGCAGCATTAAATATCAACGCTCAATTTGCCAAACTCAGCAAGGATGTTTTTGGTACTCGGGTTTTAATTGAAAACAAGGGTCAGTTTGATAAAAAAGTAAATTCTTTAAGTCCGGTGAAGTACGGATATGAAACATCCGGTGAGAGAATTTATTTTACCGATAAAGGCCCAATTTATAAACTGATTAAACGATTTATTTACTCACATGAACAAATGGAAAAATTGGAGCATGGGAAGTACGTGCCTTTAAAAGCGGACGAAGTTTATCAAGTGAATGTAAACTGGATTGGATGTAATGATAATATTCAAATTATTGAAAGTGAAAAGCAGTCTCATTATTTCACTTATGGTTCGGCTGACTTAAATTCTTCTACCTTCAAGAAAATAACTTACAAAAATGTTTATAATAATATTGATATAGAATACACGCTTCCGGAAGATAAGGAAAGTGGTATAAAATACAATGTGATTTTACATCCCGGAGCAAATCCGGCTGATGTAAGAATATCTTACACAGGTGATGTACAAAAAATAGTAAAAAGCGGAAATAATATTATAATTAAAACTCCTTTGGAAGACATCACCGAAACCGCGCCGATTAGTTATTATCAAAACAAAGGCAAAATAGCTTCAAAGTTTAATTTAAATCAAAATGTTATTTCTTTCGAATTCCCAGAAGGATATAACTCAAATGAAACTGTGGTTATAGACCCTTGGGTTTTTACCATGCCAACACTTACCGGTAATAATGTAGTTTATGATATTGATTATGACGGACTAGGAAACACCTTTGTTTATGGTGGTATGAATTTTATTAAAGTTGCTAAATATGATCCACTTGGAACTTTAATTTGGACTTTTGCGGGTAGTGTTCCCGGTATCACATGGGACAGTCAAGGTCCGGGTAATTTTTACACGGGTAACTTCATTGTGCACAAGTTAAATGGCAAAACGTATTTAGGACAGGGATTTGATTTTACAGGAACGAGAACAATTCGATTAGATGCTGCCGGTAATTACGATAATTTTGTTACCGTTGTAGTACCTGAGTTTCGTGAATTATGGGATATGGGTTTCCATTGCGGAACAGGTAATGTTTATGGATTAGGTGGAACAACTGCCAATGGAATTTCTGCAGCTTTAATTAATCAAAATAACGGTGTGCAAACAACCGCAAATTTCACGGGACTTGGAACCTGGGGACAAGACGTAGTTTCGAATGCGATTGATGATTTAGGAAATATTTTTGTGATTTTTGCGAGTAACGGAACACCTTCAGCTAATAACGCATTGTTGCGTGTTAATCCGGGTTTCAATGGAAATATCTGGTTCCAACCAAGTACTTACGCCACATTTAATGAGGCCAATAATAAAAATGGATATTTGGGATATGGTTTGGCTTCAAATGGGTTTAATTGTTTAGCAGTTAGCGGGAATTATTTATATTACTATAATGGTTTTGACCTTGCTGCTTATAATAAAGCAACCGGTGTGAAGATTGGATTTACAACTATCCCCGGACACATTGTGAAAAGATTCGGTGGAATTGCCGTTGATGATTGCGATAACGTATATATTGGAGGCGATAATAATGTACTATCTTATAATTTCAATGGCAGTACATTTAGTGCTTTGCCAAGTATTCCTTTAAATGCTCCTTCCGTTCAAAAACACGTTTACGATATTAAATTAGATAAAGCGAATAAGTTGCTTTATGTGGGTGGTAGCGGATTTGCCGGCACATTTAGTGCGGTTAATAGTTTAACTTGCGGAACAGCCAATGCTTTCTCATTAACCTTAAACTGTAATGGATTTAACAGTGGAACAGCTGTTGCATCGCTAACCACCGCAATAGCTAATCCTTCCATAAATTATATTTGGACAAACCAAGCCGGAACGGTTGCTGTGACCATGGGTACAACTTCCACTTCAAATTCAGTTAATTTACCAAATGGCACTTATACTTTAAATATTCAAATTAACGCGCCTTGCGGCCCGGCTTATGTGAATACAATAAACGTGAATTGCTGTAATGCAGTTAATGTTACGCACACTATTGTTCAAGCAGGATGTACAAATACAGTGAACAGCGCAACGGTTACTGCTACAGGTGGAGGTACAGTTGTTCCAATTATTACCTGGAACCCGGCTCCTCTTACACTATCAGGAAATTCATTAACTGCAACCGGATTACCTATTGGAACTACAACAGTTGTGCTTGATTACGGTGGAGGTTGTACAAATACAATTGGAATAACTGCATTACCAGCTCCACCTCCAATTACATTTACAATAAATAATTTAACCGGTACATATACAATTACCTGTACAAATCCTGTTATTGATTTACAAGCGGTGAGTAATTACACTTATGGCCCTTTATCTTATAGCTGGACGAGCATATCATTTACAGCCGGTACATCTTCAGTAAGTATTAATGCGCCAAATACTATTACACTAACAGTAACAGATCCTTCTACCGGTTGTTTATTGCAACAAGTTGTAACAATAGGAATTAATACTGTGGCTCCTACAAACTCTGTGAATCCGGTATCACAAGCTATTACTTGTAATTCAGGAGCACCCGTAACTTTTTCAGGTACGGTTTCAAATCCTACAGTAAATGTTCAGCATGATTGGTATAGTCCGTTAAATCCATTACCGGGCGGCGTACCTATTGCTACTTCAAACAATACTATAAGCATTTTAAGTGGAGCATTGCCTCCTGGTGTATATACATTAGTTACTACTAACTTGGTAAATGGTTGTACATCGCAAAAAACGGTGACCATTACTTCGCTTTCTGCTTGGCCTACTTTCTCTTTAAGTAGTCCAACCAATTTCAGTGTAGGTTGTAATCCATTACATCAAACAACAATTTCAATCATCAATCCGGTGAGTACACAAACTCCTCCAGCAACTTGTAGTTATACTTTCTTGGCACCTTCATTTACCGGAGTTGTGACTCCAAGTGTGATTTTAGGAAATAATAGTTCAACTACTACAACTATTCCGGGAACCTGGACCATTATAGTACAAGATAATTCTAACTTTTGTCGTTCTATAATTTCAGTTCCTATAATACAAAATACGGTTGCTCCTCATGTGGCTGCAAGTATGGCTACCAATACCTTACTTTGCAGAACTCCAACAGTGTTGGCCACCGGAACAAGTACTACACCAAATACTATTGTAACTTGGAATGTTCCGTCAACGCCTCCAACTTTATCTACTCCTACAGTAGTAATTGGAGATCCGGCTAATGGGCCTAATACCAGTTCAACATCTTTAACCTACGCAAACTTTACGGTTGTTGCCACTAACACTTTAAATGCTTGTCAGTCCACTTCCGTAATAACTATTTATCAGAATTTTAAACCGCCAATTTCAAATCCAACGATTTCGATTGCAACCCCTACAGCTATTTATTGTACTGTAGCAAATGCTCCGGTGGTTTTAACAACAGGTAATAGTACAACTACATCAGGAGGCGGGCCAAGTGCTTTTGTGGCTAACCCATGTTGGCAAGGGCCTTCACCGCAAACACCAACTTGCGGACCGTCATCATATAGTTGTTATGTTCCAGGGGTTTATACCTTAACTATAGAAGATAATTATAATGGTTGTACAGATGAAGGAACTGTTACTGTTTTAGATAGATCACAACCTCCTGTAATTACAAATACTTTATCTAATGCAATTTTAGATTGTGGTGGAAGTCAAGCCTCCCTTTCCGTAGCAATTACAGGAACTAATACCGGTGGCTTACGTTATTTATTAATTGAGTATCCAATCGGCGCTTCCTATTCGCCTTCTAATGCCGCATCTTATAATGTGAATCCGAGTTTAAGTGGTACATCTTCTAGTACAATCAATGTTTCATTGCCGGGATGGTATCAGGTTATTGTATCAAATACTTTAACAGGATGCAGAGCCTTAGCGTTTTTTGAAGTAACAACAGGCGGTTTAACAGCGAGTTTTACACCTGAACCTCAATCGGGATACGCGCCTTTAAATGTCAACTTTACCAATCAGTCAGCTAGTTCATCAGGAAGTTCAAGCATTACATCGGTATGGAGCTTCGGAAACGGAACGAGTCAAACTACTACATTAACTAATACCTCTGCAGTTTATAATGCACCGGGTTCTTATACAGTGATGTTATATACAACAAAAGGTTCATGTGTTGATTCAGCCTATAGAGTTATCAAAGTGGAAATGCCATCAAAATTAGAAGTGCCAAATATTTTCACACCAAACGGTGATGGCAGCAACGATGTATTTTTCTTGAAGGTGGCAAACATTGAAGAAGTAAGCGCCATTATACATGATCGTTGGGGTAATAAAGTTTACGAAACGTTAAGTAAAACCGGTAACATTGCCTGGGATGGTAAAAATTTCGGAGGTAAGGAATGTTCTGCCGGAGTTTATTTCTATATCATTAAAGGTAAAGGTTTCGATGGTAAAGAATATGAACAAAAAGGGAATGTAACTCTCATGAGATAA
- a CDS encoding M15 family metallopeptidase — protein sequence MTLIICFSLYSCNRTDKEKTIIRKKIVFVRDIPEKVIEKKVTGNTENLFIKFGLIDVNTLDSTICIQLKYSDTANFLHFPLYDDLEKAYFPCEVALKVCNAQYYLKKINPQLSLVIFDASRPWFAQKLMWDSLKMEVSVKFKFVAPPYLKSLHNYGCAVDISIINTENNQLLDMGSSFDSFEKISEPYREQYYLNNKKLDSTQIANRNLLRNVMKSAGFTSISSEWWHFNSCSKAFAETHFQLIP from the coding sequence ATGACACTAATAATTTGCTTCTCGCTTTATTCATGCAACAGAACTGATAAAGAAAAAACTATCATTCGAAAAAAAATTGTATTTGTTCGGGATATTCCGGAAAAAGTAATTGAAAAGAAAGTTACCGGAAACACCGAAAATCTATTTATTAAATTTGGCTTAATTGATGTTAACACATTGGATAGCACCATATGTATTCAGCTGAAATATTCTGACACGGCCAATTTTTTACACTTCCCGCTTTACGACGATTTAGAAAAAGCATATTTCCCATGTGAAGTTGCTCTTAAGGTGTGTAATGCGCAATACTATTTAAAAAAGATTAATCCGCAATTATCACTTGTAATATTTGATGCGTCCAGACCTTGGTTTGCTCAAAAATTGATGTGGGACAGTTTAAAAATGGAAGTATCGGTTAAATTTAAATTTGTTGCACCTCCTTATTTAAAATCTTTGCACAATTACGGATGTGCGGTTGATATTAGCATAATAAACACGGAGAATAATCAATTATTAGATATGGGTTCATCTTTTGACTCATTTGAAAAAATATCAGAACCCTATAGAGAACAATATTATTTGAATAACAAGAAATTGGATTCAACTCAAATTGCCAATAGAAACTTGCTTAGAAACGTGATGAAAAGTGCAGGATTTACCAGTATAAGCAGTGAGTGGTGGCATTTTAACTCATGTTCGAAAGCATTTGCAGAAACGCATTTTCAATTAATTCCATAA
- a CDS encoding YajQ family cyclic di-GMP-binding protein — MPSFDIASKLDAQLLDNAINVARKDILNRWDFRDSKSTIDLNKKDMLINVTTENDMRLNAILDAIHSRMIKQGLDPRGLDEKKEHYASGMFIKKDIKVRAGIEKETSKKILKDIKDSKLKVTAQIMDDIIRVSSKSINDLQAVIGICSKGDYGVPLQYINMK, encoded by the coding sequence ATGCCGTCATTTGATATTGCAAGTAAATTAGACGCCCAATTATTGGATAATGCGATTAATGTAGCCCGAAAAGATATTTTGAATCGTTGGGACTTCAGAGATTCTAAAAGTACCATTGATTTGAATAAAAAAGACATGCTCATAAATGTAACAACGGAAAATGATATGCGCTTAAATGCCATTTTAGATGCCATTCATTCCCGGATGATTAAACAAGGTTTAGACCCAAGAGGTTTGGATGAGAAGAAAGAGCATTATGCCAGCGGTATGTTTATTAAGAAAGACATTAAAGTAAGAGCCGGTATTGAAAAGGAAACATCAAAAAAAATCTTAAAGGATATAAAGGATAGCAAACTGAAGGTTACTGCGCAAATTATGGATGATATTATTCGCGTAAGCAGTAAAAGTATAAATGATTTGCAGGCTGTAATCGGAATTTGCTCAAAGGGCGATTATGGTGTTCCATTACAATATATAAACATGAAATAA